In a genomic window of Magnolia sinica isolate HGM2019 chromosome 16, MsV1, whole genome shotgun sequence:
- the LOC131229244 gene encoding uncharacterized protein LOC131229244, translated as MSFLAGRLACTEGAYFLQESKNAVGRLAQKLPSSPSTSTSTSTSTSILKASEEQADVLPEVLRHSLPLKVDIQQHSSFSIASKWLLQIAPPSTRAIWSSDVINPLRAYVSLPQVTFGPRRWQLPDQNHSVIASTANELRRDTMHTDIDSKKLKAAAAGLSQIGKAFAIATTIVFGGATLTFVLIASELKAHNSDDIRTKVRDLLQPKFEMVNEQLIPLREWAGNMSRKWHFEGEDEAKEKPVIIKELSKILGVRTPN; from the exons atgagtttTCTTGCGGGGAGATTGGCTTGCACTGAGGGTGCATACTTCCTACAGGAATCTAAGAATGCGGTTGGGCGTCTTGCTCAGAAGCTCCCTTCTTCTCCTTCTACTTCTACTTCTACTTCTACTTCTACTTCCATTCTCAAAGCTAGCGAAGAACAAGCTGATGTCCTTCCGGAAGTCCTTCGCCATTCACTTCCTCTCAAGGTCGACATCCAGCAGCATTCTTCATTCTCCATTGCTTCCAAATGGCTTCTTCAAATTGCTCCTCCTTCTACTCGTGCCATTTGGTCGTCTGATGTCATCAACCCCCTCCGTGCCTACGTCTCTCTCCCTCAGGTCACCTTTGGCCCCCGAAG GTGGCAGTTGCCGGATCAAAACCATTCAGTTATAGCTTCAACTGCAAATGAGTTGCGGCGTGATACGATGCATACGGACATTGATTCCAAGAAGTTGAAGGCTGCGGCAGCAGGACTCTCACAGA TTGGAAAGGCATTTGCAATTGCTACAACAATTGTCTTTGGAGGTGCCACTTTGACATTTGTCCTCATTGCCTCTGAGCTAAAGGCGCACAAT AGCGACGACATTAGAACCAAAGTAAGAGACCTGCTTCAGCCCAAGTTTGAGATGGTCAATGAACAACTGATTCCATTACGAGAATGG GCTGGAAACATGTCAAGAAAATGGCATTTTGAAGGAGAGGATGAAGCGAAAGAGAAGCCTGTTATCATTaaggaactttctaaaatattAGGTGTGAGGACACCCaactga